CTGAGACCATTTCTTGGACAAAGAGTAGATTGATTAACTGAAGGGCCTGACAACTTTGGGGCATGCTCCTAATCAAACAACAGATGGTGCCCTGGGGGATCTCCTCCCGGAACAACTTGCAATATCGAACGACCCGAAACATGTTCCAGAAGTGTTGtgttggatttagatcaggtgTGGGGCAGTCAATGGTATCAGTTCCTTTATCCTTTAGGAACTGCATGCATACTCTCACACCATGAGGCCAAGCATTGTTGTGCCACTGCACCAGTATAGGATCTGACAGTAGGTCCAAGGATTTCATCCATCCATACCCAGTGGCTATCAGGGTCTGCGTGTCCCTCCATGAGTATGACTTCCCAGACTGTCACTGACTCACCAGTAGACCGGTCATGCTGAACGATGTTACTGGCAAGTATAATGTTGTCACATGCGCTCAGGGAGAACCtcctctcatctgtgaaaagcacaaggAACCAGTGGTGGACCAACCAATTCTGGTATTCTTGGGCAAATGCCAATTGGGCTCCACAGTGCTGGGCAGTGAGAATAGGATCCACAAGAGGATGTTGGGCCCTCAGACCAACCTCATGaaatctgtttctgattgtttggtcagagacattgacaccagtggcctgctggaggttaTTTTGTGGGGCTCTGGCAGTGCTCCGTACAAAGCAGCTCTGTACCCggtcctgctgatgggttaaggaccGTCTACATCCCTGTTCAGCTTTCCTAGGGTAACTGtctgtctcctggaatctcctccatgctcttgagactATGCTGGGAGACACAGAAAACCTTCTGCAGGGAGGGGTTGGACTACCTGAgcaacctctgtagggtccaTGTATCTCCTCACACTACTAGTAGTGACACCGACACTAACACTCTGCTACTTATCTGAGGTCAATAAACGAGAAGTTTAACTTTAAGCTATACcctgattaaaaagtgttcctttattttatttatttatttatttgaactgtGTCTATATAGTAAATAATTGCTGTACTGTATATTTCAGGTCTTTTAGCCACTGTTCAGTAATGCTGCTTGGACTTCATCTTCGATACAAGCCTCCCTCCAACAGCTCTGCCCTGGCTGGAGTTGAAACGTCTAACTTATCCTGTGATGGCACTGAACCGGCCTTTTATGCTTGGGATGTTGTTTCAGCactgtgctttgtttttggttttcctTCCACTGTTGCCATCCTCTGGGAGATGTTTAAAATACACAGGAGAAAAATTCCATTCTCACCAAATGAGTTGTTCATACTTAACCTCTCGATCATGGATGTTATCTTCTTTGTCTTCCTTCCACCTGGAATACTAAATAACTTCATTTGGCTGGGGCGGGACTTCATGTCAGTTTGGCTCTGTGTTTATGCCTTAAATATGTGTGGGAGACCTCTCCTGATGGCTTGTACCTGTCTCGACTGTTACCTGGCTGTGGTTCATCCAGTTGCTTACCACAAGAGGAAAGGTCTGGCTCCCAGGGTTGTGATGGCTGGCATTGCTTGGACTCTCACAATTGCCTCTGGGATTGCATACTCGCTTTATTCAGATTTATATAACAGCTTGCTTCCTGTTGTGACATATCTAATTGCTATTATCATAATTGTTATCTGTGATGGTTTTATTTTCTATACATTAATAAAGTCTGACTTTGGCAGAAACAGCATCAATCCCCAGAAAAAAAGGGCCATTCAAACTGTCATCTTCAGCCTGACCATGGTCATCATCTCTTACCTCCCTCCAGTAGTTCTTATTTCAGTTGAGGGGTACCTGATCAACAAGCTGTCGATTCGTCAATGTATCTTAGACTATCTAGTTACCCTTTCGTCCTCTTGGGGATCTGCTGTCATGCCTCTGCTTTACCTGTATAATATTGGGAAATTCGATTTTTTAAGGCTTGGATGGTGCAAATTCTAATTGAAGCCACTTTTAATCATTTCTGCACTTTTCTCTTGTCAAATAAGTCCTGTAGAACAAAAGGTTTTCAAACAGTCAAAACAGCTCAGTTTACTGACAAGCCCTATTTTAgactgggggttttttttgttttgtttttttgtcatgtgGACATTTAGATTATTGAAAGTGTCCAAGCCACCTCTATTGGGTGGGTTTCTGTGATTCTCCGTACTTTTCTTCTCTTCtatgtggaaaaaaatgaaataaaacaacaatggAAACCAAATGAAGAAAGCTTTCATCTTCTTATACAACCCATTTTTGGAAAAGTTGGtacactgtgtaaaatgtaaataagaaCGATTTGCAAAGCTTACAAACCCACACTTAATTCACAGTAGAACACAGAAACCATATCAAACCATATTAAACTTAGAAAATTAAGTCTTTTTAGGACAGGAGGCATCATTTTTAGCATCAACTCATGTAACACATGGCCCTGTCATGTAAAAATGAAAGGTTtgcttttaaatcttttgaTTCATTGAAAGCACTAAAAGCAAGACAGACACTCTTCGTGTGAGCACAGAAGAGTTTTCCACTTTGTGTCAATCCATTTTAAACGAGCTTTGTCTCAGAGACGACAGCTGGGTTTTTGGATCGAGTTCACATGTGGCTTCTGCTTTGCATGACAGAGCTTCATCTTCCATTTGCTGATAACACAGTGAACTGTATTCACAGCCaatgatttctggaagtgttgCTGAGCCCATGCTGTGATTTCAATGACAGAATCaagcctgtttttaatgcagctgCAGTGGTCAAAGATCTAATATAGAATTTTGGCTTTGTCCCttgcgcacagagatttctccagattctcagaTTCTTTTGATGATATTACCTAATGTCACTAATAAGACATTAAAGTTTCATAATTTTACATTCAGTAACATTATTCCAAATTTGTTCCACAATGTGTAGAGATAGTTTTAAGTAGACTAGCAAACCACTACTCATGTTTGCTTTAAGAAGCTCTGCCTCgctaagatgctcttttttaAACCCAGTCATGTTACCAACCTGTTACCAGTTAACCaaataatttcaaaaatgtttctccagcttttttaaaaagatattttaacaatttattttctcagttaaacatttgaaatgtttcatATGTTCCATTGTGGATACAATTGAGTTTAatgagatttgcaaatgatTGCATTCTGATCTTAAACAACATTTTACATAGTGACATTTCGGGAACCTGAACTTTTAACTGAATGTCGTTTTCATTAATACACTGCACATATACTCTATTCATTGTTaattagaataataataataacaacaacccaAGACTTTAGAACAAAGTTGTAGATGGTAAAACGGCAGAGAATCTAGGTAAAAACGGTCTGTAGTCTCTGCAGTCTTTGGTGACATAAAACCTTTATTAGCTTTTAGATACAGATACtatcagagaaaaacaaactctAGAATCTCAGACTGAGATTTTAATCTGATAAACTGAATGAAAAAGTCCAATAAAGAGGTATGAAAAAAGGTCCTGCTGCCACTTACAAGCCTATAGACCGGAAAACTTTGGGAAATCAAGAACTTATTTTCCATGATTGATTTACATGGGCTTCATTGGGTGAATGATCACGTTACAAATGTAAATGTTGAAGGCAGGCAGGTCATCTTTCATGACACTCATCTTCACACAGGTGTGCAGGTATAAGCAAACATCGTTTTCATAACTCAGTGCAAAAGTCGTAGGAAACAATAACATGTTAAGTAATGTGAAAATTGTGGGGAAAATTGTATATATTTGCATTATTCAAATATACGAGCGAAAACAAAGGTGCATTTCTCCAGTTCACAACAAAGTACATCCatagatatatatttaaaaaatggaatATAGTTGTAACAATGTGAAAAGTAATAATGTAAAATTAACAAGAGGCATCAAAAGCCATATGTGATATATGTGTTTTACGTCTGTGAGCAGTGGAGAGGAGTAACTTTTCTCGTTCTTTGAAACAGTCTGGATGATACATGCATTGAGTGCACTAAGATGGAACAACTCAAgttattttttctgtctgtgcaaTCAACTACAAATGcataaaatgatattttatattatatattatctGCTGAATTACTACTTCATTCTTCTGCCATTTTTGCAGCAACTTCTATTTTTAATCcattattttctgctttaataattttaaaatgattaaatataaaataaatctgttcTGCTTTTATCGCGCCAGACCTGTACTACACCTTTATATATGCAAATCCTTCCTAACAGCAAAGATTATTCAACCTCCCCAGATTGCCCAAATACAGCAAAGGCATGATAGCACTTCCTGCTGTCGGGATGATCAAGATAGGTAATGCTAAGACGCACTCGTATTCATTGTCATCTCTGACTATTAGATGCCCAAAGACGTACAGCAGCACTGGGGGGAAATATGAGGTGATGGTCATGACCATGCTGTTGGTGATGATCTGGAGAGCCTTCTTCTTCCTGGGGTGGAGGTGTCCCCCCCTGCGGTAGGACTTCTTCAGGGTCCAGAGGACAGAAGCATCACAGATTACAATTATGGGGAGCGCAATGACGTACACAAACGTGGCCCATGCACTGTGGTTTAGATCTTTATCAACTATGGACATGGACCCTTGAACCATGGTAGCAGTCCACGCAGCAGCAGCCATAAGGACCCGGGGAGTCAGACTCTTCTTTGTGCTGTAGGCGATGGGATGGAACACAGCCATGTAGCAGTCCAGACAGATGCATGCTGTTAGAAGAGGTCGTCCAGCCAGGTTTAGAGCATAGAGAAAACTGATGAAGCTCTGGAAAGACATGATGCGCCAGAGGAGGAAGTTAGTCAGGCCAAGTGGGACAAAAAATAGGAAGACCAGGTCCATGACGGTGAGGTTGATCATGAAAACATCATTGGGGGTGATCGAGGTTCCAGCTCTGTGTCTCTGAAACAGCTCCCAGAGAACAGCAGCACATGCAGGAAATCCAACCAGAGAGAAGAGAGCGCTGAAAAACACCCAGACTATAATACCTGGTGTTACGTGTCCGCAGTGTCCCCACTTGTTCTCCAAAGGCTCGCTGGAGTCGAAGGTTAGATTCTGAGAGAGCATTTTGAAGCAGTAAGAGGGCTCACTGATCGTCTGCGcctgaaatgaaacagaaatgaaTGAGATTCTCCCGAGGAAACAAAAGTCTGAAGACGCTTGCTTTTCCAGTTTCAAAGTCATCTTACCTTCACGATGCGTTCTTATTTTTGGGAATGATTTTGTGTGGATGCACACAATTTGTTTCTCCTATGAAAATGCTTATTTGAATATGCAAGTGACAGCAAGGATCATTTTTCAAGCTTGGCATGGactgatttattatttttttaattgactaATCATCTGATCTTAGGTCCTGCAGATTTAACAGTTATTAGAGGAACTAGTTTTCTATTTATTAACCAACAACAAGAGTAAATGCTCTGgctacctttaaaaaaaaaagctttctttCACATGGTATAGTTAAAGGTCAGAAGTCAGGGGGTGTGACCTACCTAGGAGACTACTTTAAATAACTATTCTTCATTATTCGTCCATGGATACAGTGGCTTTTGCCAGTGTCACAGCTCATGTCGGTCAAACTTAATCAACTTTTCTCGAGTGATCAAAGTTGGATAAGATGTAGCAgattaaaacataattttgtgAACGAGTCAAAGCTGATGCAcaataaaagcattaaaagcATTTTCACAAAGAACAAATGTACAACTTAAGCAGGCAATCTAACAAGaaataatatattatttttaaaaagcagtaaagCGGGCCTACCTGAAGCTACAGTGAGGTTTTTATATGTTTACATCTCTCTTTAAAAGACTGTACTTTCTCCATGTTTAATGATTCCTGTTGGTAGAAGACCTGCAGAAAGTGGTTGGACCATGAAGCCGTTTAACTTTCTACCTCAATGGTACATTTTAGGTAGAACTTCCTGATTATACTTATAaggttaaattatttttatgtatttaacaATGAGAATAAAACTACTGCCATTAAACCCTTTTATCTTTGAGCCAAAGAAATGCTTCTAGCATGTTTTCTCTTAAGGGTTTATATATTACTTGACCGTCTTCCCAGTTTCTTTGTGCTGAGAAATGATTAACTTCTTGGATTATGTTCACAGGTAATATAGTACTGTATTAATATAACAGTACAGAGTAGAAGCAAAGTTACAAGAGGGTAAATTATAGACTGAATTATAACAACAACTAAAGATTGCTCAAGAAATTTGAAGATCAACAAAAAACTATGAATGTCAAGTCCAAAAAAAATATAGTCAGATCTGGGATTAGGACACGCCTGATCCACACCTAACTATAGGTGTATGAAAAAGGACaaattttaagcctaatcttaaaagtagagaaggtgtctgtctcctgaatccaaaatGGGAGCTGGAGAATAAACTAAAGAAAACGGGTGATCCGATCTATTACTATGGAGCAGAAAGATCTGGaacaaaacagctgagaaagaaggttagggttaggaaacACTGATGCTACTCGAGTCCAGAAGACATGAGAAATTGAACATATTATGAGGAAAAGATGGTAGCTgagaaaacaatggaagaaatCTTAAGTGGAGAAGAGAGAAGCCATTGTCCTCCTCTATGCAGATCTTAAGGGTTCCCTAGTAGCAAGTCAGAGGACTAGAGGACTTGCTACTAGGGAACCCTCAGAACCTAATGCAAGAGGAAGGAGAAGGCAAGAATCTCCATCTACAGTGCCCACTCGGGTTTGCCTTTTcacaaaagaaaagagcagTGAGGTACCTTCTGACATACCACCGATAACATCTGATGGATGATAGTCCCCCGTGGTGCAGCAAGGTTAAGAGGGCTGTAAGCTTCAGCTCCATCAAAGAATCGATCCATCtccaggtcaaaggtcaaacccTACTTAGCACACTGTGATGCACGAGAACCAAAAACTAGCTTACAGTCAGTATCATCAGTGTGCCAAATGAGCTTCCACCAATTTCCCAGAttgctgatttatttatttaaaaagtttctTGATACTAATAAAAATGGAAGAATTACATATGTATAAACCAGACAGTCAGGGTAAACTTTAGTGTGTAACagccttgttttttctttgccacaACATATGCAAAGTTTCCTGAAGGCCATAAAGTGTGAACAAAATGCTTCCATTTCCTCAACATAACCAAGAAAAAGGAAAGTCACTAAAGAAACatttaatataaatgtttttgcattttgccAGGTGATGGTCATCAGCTCATAAGTAACCTCACTATATCTCATGCATAAACATCTTAACTTACCATCGTGTTTTAGTTTTGGTCGTAAGCTCACCAGTAAAAGTCCAAAATGCAGACCTCAGGTCCAGTACGCCACTTTTGCTTTACACAGCTCAAATTTACATTAATTATTCAGTTTTTAATGCTCTGATTTGTCAAAATTAAACCCTCAAAAGCAGGTCCACTCCCCACCACCAGGTGGCAGGAACAGCTTGTGTGAATAACATTCAGTATTTCTAGAGCTGACAGACAAATTTAATGCATTCAGTGTTTCAACAAAAGGGTTTGAATGACATTTTTCACCCTTATTATTAACTCTTGATCCCCTGACATGTTGGTTCAGATTGCACAGTTCAATGTGGGTCCATAAATAAACTGGATACAGAGGAGACTCGTTTTTCACTCTACATGTTTTATTGTTTCGCCTTACGCAAACATTTCCATATAAAAAATGACCATTTCTTCTTGAaataactttgctctgctcCCTGCCCACAGCAGAGCATCAATGTATTCAAATTAGCTACCACTGATTTACTGACCAACAGAAAGATAAATCTGCTTAAATGCAAAGTACAAAAGATATATTTCTCTCTAAATGTATATTGATACAGATATTTAATTTTACAAAACCTTCAGCACACTCTGGTTAGTTAGCTGTTCCTTCCTTTCTGGTTAACCTGTCAATGAAACATGCAGGTTCTTGCTTCAGCTGCACTGGACACTTATCAACAGGCTTTAAGTTGATGTTTAACACGACTATAAAAAACAGGCAGAGGCCTAAATTTTCTTTTGtgccttttcttcctgttaaaaagggagtttttcctccccactgtcaccaaatacttgctcataggggtttgtctgatttttatggttttctctgtattgttgtCGAGTCTTTACCAAAgtttgaggcaactgctgttgccATTTGGTGCTGTACGTTTAGCTTTTTCCAATCAGAAAAGCAACTATGACTAAAAGCTTTGAGGCACGAGTTTCGACATTCACCTCGCCATCTGAGAGAGTCTGCAGTCGGAGTCATCCAGATACAGTTCATTATTTATGAGTGCCATCATTGTGGTTTAACGGCAACCagataaataatacatttataaacAAGGAAGGAACATCTGTGAGCGGTGCTATCACATCGTTACGGcttggtaaaaaacaaacaaacaaaaacatattctCCTGCTTTTAtaggatttttgttttaatatctaaaataaacacaaactctTTCCAAATCTTCCAGAAAGTCCATTAATTTTCTTCTGGTTATGGAATTCTGGTTGTGGTGGGGCCTGCAGCCTATCCTGACTGTTGtagcggggtacaccctggaccgGTCACCAGTCTTATCACAGGCAGTGGATCTGAACCAGTTCAATCCACGGGTTACAATCCCATCTCCACAGCAGCTGGGGTAGACTCCAGCCCTCCTTTAAAATCTGAACTGTATACAAATGTATACATCAGTGTTTAGGTTTACAAAAATACAACAGGATCAATGCTCCTAATAAACCTTAATCAGCTCTTTTAGTGGAGATATGAGGTTTCCACATGACCGCAATGACACCTATGAAGGTTTTCATTCCAAAACACCACACTGTATatccacaaaaaaataaaaaacctcaCTCAAAACTTTAATTCTAAATCAGGTTAGTGTAATATGATAGCTAAGGGTTTTAAAACAAATCCAGtatatacatttttatgtgtgtgtaagaaACTGTAGTTTAAAAATCAGGCATAATATTTAATAGAGATCTTATTCTGGACCAAAACTCTTCACAACCCGTATGAGAacgtcaaaataaaagacaaaaaacaagaacCGCAAAGACTTTCAGAGTAAAACTGACATGAATGAGGGGGCAGTGCTCATTTCAGAACAAAGTCTCACTGATGTCGTGCTCCAGCCATTATGTGGACAATTTATACATCTGAAAAGAGCCTCAAACTCAGTAGCAGTTGTAAGGTGGATGCGGTTTGGTTTAGTATGCTAGGCAgagaaggataaaaaaaaagaaaaaaaaaaaagagagagacctCGCCTGCTTGTTTCAAGACCGCTCCAGGATTACAAGCCTCAGTGAACCACTACAACTCCTTTCCTTTCAAACGTTGCCGCTCTGGGTGCGCGAGTTCGGAGAGCGATGACTTTCCGACGAAGACACGAGGGTCAGACAATGACTCCATTGACTCAGTTTGACACCCCACTCCACCCCCGCCTCCTCAACCCAACACCAGttaacatgaagaaaaaaaaaaaaaatcttgcttATTATTAACTGGGATGTCAGTGAGTTCTCAGTGAGTGGAATTTGAGCCATGCATTGATTATTCAAAAGCAACGCCTCCTCAGAATCCACTCCAGTGTCTAGTGGATtgcttgtacacacacacacacacacacacacacacacacacacacacacacacacacacacacacacacacacaggctatgTCTATATCTTATGCAGATTCTTCACTTCTTGTGGGATATACTTACTGATAGCTTTCTTGCACAGTGAAAAGCCACTAAAATCTCTAAAGGCTTACTGCGCTTGGCGGGTGCACACAGAGTTGTCTGACATGTACACAGTGTGTTCTTTTTATGACTTCAAAGTCAGTAGTTCTCCATATTTCTCAGAAAAACTAAAATCCCTGAACAGTTAACCACTTATTCCCATTGTTTTAGACATTTCTGCAGCTTAAAAATGTCTCCTCGTACCTCAATAGCTGATGACTCGTACCACAAAGTAGCTACAGCCACGGTCACCAACAACCACATACATCAGTGCAGCACAATGCCTCTGTCTTCTCCATACAGGATGCCTTTCTTTCAGGGAGCATGTCTACAGGCCAGATGGGCTGCAGGGccttctctgtccaaaacaaAATGGCTTTGAGAGTGCTGGAGACCCCCGTCAGGTCTGCGAGAAACTGACCAGAATACTAAGCATCATCTTCAACGCACATCATGGCTCACTTTGTCAAAAGTGTTATACATCTTTCTTCACTGTTCAGCTGCACTGAGTAGCATATCCACAGGGAACTGaaggaaatgcacaaaaataaaaaagcttcaCATATAGTGGAAAATCTACAGACATTAAACAACTTAAAAGAAGATGACCATAAAAAATAATCATGATAACCTTCTTGAACTCTTTTGTTTATGGTGTTATTtacaaaagaagagaaaacttcTTTTTGGCAGTTAACAGTCACAGATTGTTTAGAGGAAGACATGAATACAAATGGTGCCACAGGCACCACTTGAATGCTACACTGTGTTGAGTCCATGCGTGTTACAACTGGGTACTAGTAACGTGGCATTTAGGGACAACCTCGATCAGTTCGGATGCCGCTGCTTCTCCAGACAGAGTGAGAAGATTCCAGTTGCACGTTCGCACACATCCCGCTTATTTTTGCTATGTAAATGTTAATCTTCCCACTCTCCAATTTCCCTCACAGAGACTCAGTCTGCGTCTCCTTTATAGTCTCACCGTCCCTGTCCTCAAGTATGCCCACTCCAAGTGTCTGCTAATCCTAAGTATTCTGGATTTTCTGCAGTCGGTGTCACAAAACCGTTCATATGTCTGGTTACTCCTCCGTTGCTTCCCAGTCCTGCGGGGCCGTCCCCCGCCACAGCCCCGGGAATCGCTTTGGGCCCGAGGTCCAGATAGTATGGGTTGTCAAAGGCTGGAGAGGTGGAGTTCACTGGGATCAAATACCCTGGGTTTTCCACACTGTGACCTGAACTTAGGCCGTTAGGAAGGCGGCGGTCTATTCTGGATTTTCGAGGCAGTGTGCTGGGCCGCTCAGGGAACCCTGGCCTGAGATCCTGAATTTCCTGGTTGACGTACTCTGAGAAGGTGAATAGAAGAAGAAAAGTCAGAACACAATCAGAGTTATGgacattttcttctttatgaAGACCACGACTCACCTGGCAGGGGATGATTTTGAATGGCGTGACTCCGCCGGGGT
This sequence is a window from Pelmatolapia mariae isolate MD_Pm_ZW linkage group LG8, Pm_UMD_F_2, whole genome shotgun sequence. Protein-coding genes within it:
- the LOC134633518 gene encoding proteinase-activated receptor 3-like; the protein is MLSQNLTFDSSEPLENKWGHCGHVTPGIIVWVFFSALFSLVGFPACAAVLWELFQRHRAGTSITPNDVFMINLTVMDLVFLFFVPLGLTNFLLWRIMSFQSFISFLYALNLAGRPLLTACICLDCYMAVFHPIAYSTKKSLTPRVLMAAAAWTATMVQGSMSIVDKDLNHSAWATFVYVIALPIIVICDASVLWTLKKSYRRGGHLHPRKKKALQIITNSMVMTITSYFPPVLLYVFGHLIVRDDNEYECVLALPILIIPTAGSAIMPLLYLGNLGRLNNLCC